A genomic window from Sphingobacterium spiritivorum includes:
- a CDS encoding C40 family peptidase, with amino-acid sequence MKTKKIVALVLFIGLCLVSQAQSTKTQSKSESADPDNLAKDYFSQIMGVAVSATTNTKLYQFVYDWIGTPYRLGGDSKRGIDCSKFAYELYDKVFNTSIGYNSRNIYTQVDPIGKSELKAGDLVFFKIRSKSITHIGVYLGDDKFAHASSSKGVMISNLNEAYWKRYYYNGGRMPIENSEEIGRVLTADLLKERKATVN; translated from the coding sequence TTATGTCTAGTGTCGCAGGCACAATCAACCAAAACCCAATCCAAATCAGAATCAGCCGATCCTGATAACTTAGCAAAAGATTATTTCTCGCAAATCATGGGTGTAGCTGTTTCAGCAACTACAAATACCAAACTTTATCAATTTGTATACGACTGGATCGGTACTCCTTACCGTCTCGGAGGCGACTCCAAAAGAGGTATTGACTGCTCGAAGTTTGCATACGAACTATACGACAAAGTTTTTAACACTTCTATCGGTTACAATAGCCGTAATATCTACACACAGGTAGATCCTATCGGCAAAAGTGAACTAAAAGCGGGAGATCTGGTTTTCTTTAAAATCAGAAGCAAAAGCATCACACACATAGGGGTATACCTTGGAGATGACAAATTTGCACACGCTTCATCCAGTAAAGGTGTTATGATCAGTAATCTGAATGAGGCTTACTGGAAGCGCTACTACTACAACGGCGGACGTATGCCGATTGAGAATTCAGAAGAAATTGGAAGAGTATTGACTGCAGATCTTCTTAAAGAAAGAAAAGCAACTGTCAATTAA
- a CDS encoding phosphoribosyltransferase family protein translates to MSSKKTLILNKEQIKQKSIRIAYQILEDNFEEKAIVIVGIADRGYIFAQRLQKILVTLAPEKTIELIKVTINKTSRSLVGSTDVAASTAKDKVVILVDDVLNSGRALAYGLGIFLDVPLKKMRTAVLIDRSHHKFPIFSDYYGLKLSTILKEHVEVTLEEYDKTEDAAWLV, encoded by the coding sequence ATGTCTTCAAAAAAAACCCTTATTCTAAATAAAGAGCAAATCAAACAAAAGTCAATTCGTATTGCCTATCAGATACTTGAAGATAATTTTGAGGAAAAGGCAATCGTCATTGTAGGCATTGCAGACAGAGGCTATATCTTCGCTCAGCGTCTTCAGAAAATTCTTGTTACGTTAGCGCCCGAAAAAACAATCGAGCTGATCAAAGTAACGATCAACAAGACCAGCCGGAGCCTGGTGGGTTCTACAGACGTAGCAGCATCTACAGCGAAAGATAAAGTGGTGATCCTTGTCGATGATGTACTGAACAGCGGAAGAGCTTTAGCGTATGGCTTAGGAATCTTTCTGGACGTTCCGTTGAAAAAGATGAGAACAGCTGTACTGATTGACAGAAGTCATCACAAATTTCCTATTTTCAGCGATTATTATGGCCTGAAGCTTTCGACTATCCTGAAGGAACATGTGGAAGTGACTTTGGAAGAATACGATAAAACAGAAGATGCGGCCTGGTTAGTATAA